The following proteins are encoded in a genomic region of Methanobrevibacter sp.:
- a CDS encoding rod shape-determining protein, with product MNIFGREEETELNNNPETRIIRNSLGIDLGTLNTVIAKPAGDKFELYQIPSVVAVKKDDPSEVLAVGEEAKKMLGRTPEDIIAVRPLKKGVIENVMQAQALLIKAMQIGINEGETVGRIVIGIPGDASEVEKNAAEEIGRKAGAEYVRVISEGLAAAIGGGLPIAEAHGTMVVDIGAGSTDIVIISLGGINDIETVRCGGDDVDNRIVELVAEKYDVAIGIHDAEAAKMEVGMVHSGEQFENLSFEVIGKSLETNRPKKVVIDSNLVADAAEPYIEQIIDGLNIILERLSPELMAGVYHNAIAVGGSSGFRGLKERIYEEIGIPIEISDDPMTVVAKGTAIVAAEPLALEPDVRIRAMK from the coding sequence ATGAATATTTTCGGACGCGAGGAAGAAACTGAATTAAATAATAATCCTGAAACAAGAATTATTAGAAATAGCTTAGGAATAGATTTAGGTACTTTAAATACTGTTATTGCAAAACCAGCAGGAGACAAATTTGAATTGTATCAAATACCATCTGTTGTTGCAGTTAAAAAGGATGATCCATCAGAAGTCTTGGCTGTTGGTGAAGAAGCTAAAAAAATGCTTGGAAGAACTCCTGAAGACATTATTGCAGTTAGACCTTTGAAAAAAGGAGTAATTGAAAACGTAATGCAAGCACAAGCTTTACTTATTAAAGCAATGCAAATCGGAATTAATGAAGGAGAAACTGTGGGCAGGATTGTTATTGGTATTCCTGGAGATGCATCTGAGGTAGAAAAGAATGCTGCTGAAGAAATTGGTAGAAAAGCAGGTGCCGAATATGTTCGTGTAATTAGTGAAGGATTGGCTGCAGCTATTGGTGGAGGATTGCCTATTGCAGAGGCTCATGGAACTATGGTTGTTGATATTGGTGCTGGTTCCACAGATATTGTAATTATTTCTCTTGGTGGTATTAACGATATTGAAACCGTCAGATGTGGTGGAGATGATGTGGATAATAGGATTGTTGAATTAGTTGCTGAGAAATACGATGTAGCTATTGGTATTCATGATGCGGAAGCGGCTAAAATGGAAGTTGGTATGGTTCATTCCGGTGAACAATTCGAAAATTTAAGTTTTGAAGTCATCGGTAAGTCTCTTGAAACTAATAGGCCTAAAAAAGTAGTTATTGACTCAAATTTAGTGGCTGATGCTGCTGAACCTTATATTGAGCAAATAATTGATGGTTTAAATATTATCCTTGAAAGATTATCTCCTGAATTAATGGCTGGTGTTTACCACAATGCTATTGCTGTTGGAGGAAGTTCAGGTTTCCGTGGATTGAAAGAAAGAATTTATGAAGAAATTGGAATTCCTATTGAAATTTCCGATGATCCTATGACTGTTGTTGCAAAAGGAACAGCTATTGTTGCTGCTGAACCTTTAGCATTAGAACCTGACGTACGTATAAGAGCAATGAAATAA
- the rnhB gene encoding ribonuclease HII, producing MEILGVDEAGRGSVLGPLVVAGVVVPDNMLTVLERMGVKDSKRLTPNRRYVLARKLKKMFPYEIVVLSARDIDNLRAEGVNLNEIEKNAMAEIVSRIKPEKAIVDAVDVKPERFQNFLCEMTGCDVLAEHKADDNYIQVSAASIIAKQTRDEYIQEINKDYRKLGGIGSGYPSDPTTKKFLTNFTYDEMPDFVRRSWATVKKMK from the coding sequence ATGGAAATTCTTGGTGTAGATGAGGCAGGCAGGGGTTCTGTTCTCGGCCCGTTAGTTGTCGCAGGAGTAGTGGTTCCGGATAACATGTTAACCGTTCTTGAAAGAATGGGTGTTAAAGATTCTAAAAGGTTAACTCCCAATAGGAGATATGTTTTAGCTCGCAAACTTAAAAAAATGTTTCCATATGAGATAGTTGTTTTATCAGCTCGTGATATTGACAATTTAAGGGCAGAAGGCGTTAATCTTAATGAAATAGAAAAAAATGCGATGGCCGAGATTGTTTCAAGAATCAAACCTGAAAAGGCTATTGTTGATGCGGTGGATGTTAAGCCTGAACGTTTTCAAAACTTTTTGTGTGAGATGACTGGATGTGATGTTTTGGCAGAGCATAAGGCTGATGACAATTACATTCAGGTTAGTGCAGCATCTATCATTGCAAAGCAAACCCGTGATGAATACATTCAGGAAATCAATAAGGATTATAGGAAACTTGGGGGAATCGGTTCAGGATATCCTAGTGACCCAACAACCAAGAAGTTTTTAACCAATTTTACTTATGATGAAATGCCGGATTTTGTTAGAAGGTCATGGGCAACTGTTAAAAAAATGAAATAA
- a CDS encoding MotA/TolQ/ExbB proton channel family protein: protein MIFEYFAQFFEMLMEIFSQGGIITYVILFIGIYGIIIAARKIHYLKKISKVDATEIFGVVTASMERGGAVEALKQLNTYKNPISRIISETLKIGYKNKIEVEESIEQIFIVEVSKMTKNINTLKTIIELAPFLGLIGTVIGIWMTFKTLGVGADATAMAQGIYVALITTIMGLTVAIILLPIFTYIQGLIDNEMDKIELATKMTNWGYGIAKVRVDANVECALEALQRAEGVVNTRAISDPYANIKVSFKPSMLDKSISNVILEKCNVNSEIIESKLKQ, encoded by the coding sequence ATGATATTTGAATATTTTGCTCAATTTTTCGAAATGTTAATGGAAATATTCAGTCAGGGTGGTATAATTACCTATGTCATATTGTTTATAGGTATTTATGGTATTATCATTGCGGCTAGAAAAATCCATTATCTTAAAAAAATTAGTAAAGTTGATGCAACAGAGATTTTTGGTGTTGTAACTGCTTCTATGGAAAGAGGCGGAGCTGTTGAAGCGTTAAAACAATTAAATACTTATAAAAATCCAATTTCAAGAATTATATCTGAGACATTAAAAATTGGTTATAAAAATAAGATTGAAGTTGAAGAAAGTATTGAACAGATTTTTATTGTTGAAGTCAGTAAAATGACAAAAAATATCAATACTCTTAAAACCATTATTGAATTAGCTCCATTTTTAGGTCTTATCGGTACAGTTATTGGAATTTGGATGACTTTTAAAACATTGGGAGTAGGTGCGGATGCAACTGCAATGGCACAAGGTATTTATGTTGCTCTTATTACCACAATTATGGGATTGACCGTAGCTATTATTTTATTGCCAATTTTCACTTATATTCAAGGTTTAATTGACAATGAAATGGATAAAATTGAACTTGCTACAAAAATGACCAATTGGGGTTATGGAATTGCTAAGGTAAGAGTAGATGCAAATGTAGAATGTGCATTGGAAGCTTTGCAAAGAGCTGAAGGTGTTGTAAATACTAGAGCTATTTCAGATCCTTATGCTAACATTAAAGTTTCATTCAAACCAAGTATGTTGGATAAGAGTATTTCCAATGTTATTCTAGAGAAATGTAATGTTAATTCTGAAATAATTGAGAGTAAATTGAAACAGTAG
- a CDS encoding biopolymer transporter ExbD, producing MAIDVKSYKKRVSSQKPNFNLVPFIDILFTLMIFLVVTSSFAPASDVAATDQDGGTGKPNMTDSSGVKEYYVVPVANLHKVTVNGEDMSSMIKNNAIGVLASVMDKGEVNIKPGEIIITTPDGISPQEAVHVPN from the coding sequence ATGGCAATTGATGTTAAATCATACAAAAAGAGAGTTTCAAGTCAAAAGCCAAACTTCAATTTGGTTCCATTTATCGATATTTTATTTACTCTTATGATTTTTTTAGTTGTTACAAGCAGTTTTGCACCTGCTAGCGATGTGGCAGCAACAGATCAGGATGGAGGCACTGGAAAACCAAACATGACTGACAGTAGTGGTGTAAAAGAGTATTATGTAGTTCCTGTAGCTAATTTGCATAAGGTTACAGTAAACGGTGAAGATATGTCTAGCATGATTAAGAATAATGCTATTGGTGTGCTGGCATCGGTCATGGATAAGGGTGAAGTTAATATTAAGCCTGGAGAAATCATTATCACAACTCCTGATGGTATCTCACCTCAGGAAGCTGTTCATGTTCCTAATTAA